The proteins below are encoded in one region of Pseudomonas ekonensis:
- the prmA gene encoding 50S ribosomal protein L11 methyltransferase: MPWLQVRLAISPEQAETYEDAFLEVGAVSVTFMDAEDQPIFEPELNTTPLWSHTHLLALFEGGTEAAAVLAHLELLTGSPLPEHHSEVIEDQDWERSWMDNFQPMRFGQRLWIVPSWHAAPEPGAVNLLLDPGLAFGTGTHPTTALCLEWLDGQDLKGCNVLDFGCGSGILAIAALLLGAKEAVGTDIDVQALEASRDNAGRNGIADELFPLYLPQDLPQEKADVLVANILAGPLVSLAAQLSGLVKPGGRLALSGILAEQGDEVAAAYARDFDLDPIANRDGWVRITGRRR; this comes from the coding sequence ATGCCTTGGCTGCAAGTCCGTCTCGCCATCAGCCCAGAACAAGCCGAAACCTACGAAGACGCTTTCCTTGAAGTGGGCGCCGTGTCGGTGACCTTCATGGACGCCGAAGACCAACCGATCTTCGAGCCGGAACTCAACACCACCCCGCTGTGGTCGCACACCCATCTGCTGGCCCTGTTCGAGGGCGGCACCGAAGCCGCCGCCGTGCTGGCCCACCTGGAACTGCTGACCGGCAGCCCGCTGCCCGAGCACCACAGCGAAGTGATCGAAGACCAGGACTGGGAACGCAGCTGGATGGACAACTTCCAGCCGATGCGCTTCGGCCAGCGCCTGTGGATCGTGCCGAGCTGGCACGCCGCACCCGAGCCCGGCGCGGTCAACCTGCTGCTGGATCCGGGCCTGGCGTTCGGCACCGGCACCCACCCGACCACCGCCCTGTGCCTGGAATGGCTCGACGGCCAGGACCTCAAAGGCTGCAACGTGCTGGACTTCGGCTGCGGCTCGGGGATCCTGGCCATCGCCGCCCTGCTGCTGGGCGCCAAGGAAGCGGTCGGCACCGACATCGACGTGCAGGCGCTGGAAGCCTCCCGCGACAACGCCGGGCGCAACGGCATCGCCGACGAACTGTTCCCGCTGTACCTGCCGCAGGATCTGCCGCAGGAAAAGGCCGACGTGCTGGTGGCCAACATCCTGGCCGGCCCGCTGGTCTCCCTCGCTGCGCAACTGTCCGGCCTGGTCAAGCCCGGCGGACGCCTGGCGCTGTCCGGCATCCTCGCCGAACAGGGCGACGAAGTCGCCGCCGCCTACGCCCGGGACTTCGACCTGGATCCGATCGCCAACCGTGACGGCTGGGTGCGCATCACCGGCCGTCGGCGCTAG
- the accC gene encoding acetyl-CoA carboxylase biotin carboxylase subunit, producing the protein MTAKLEKVLIANRGEIALRILRACKEMGIKTVAVYSKADKELMHLGLADESVCIGPASAAHSYLHIPAIIAAAEVTGATAIHPGYGFLAENADFAEQVENSGFAFIGPKADTIRLMGDKVSAKHAMITAGVPTVPGSDGPLPEDEETALRIGREVGYPVIIKAAGGGGGRGMRVVHKEEDLIASAKLTRSEAGAAFGNPMVYLEKFLTNPRHVEVQVLSDGQGNAIHLGDRDCSLQRRHQKVLEEAPAPGIDEQARKEVLARCVQACIDIGYRGAGTFEFLYENGRFYFIEMNTRVQVEHPVSEMVTGIDIVKEMLSIAAGNKLSFTQDDVVIRGHSLECRINAEDPKTFMPSPGTVKHFHAPGGNGVRVDSHLYSGYAVPPNYDSLIGKLITYGATRDEAMARMRNALDEIVVDGIKTNIPLHRDLTRDEGFCKGGVNIHYLEHKLAGDKH; encoded by the coding sequence ATGACTGCGAAGTTGGAAAAAGTTCTGATCGCTAACCGCGGTGAGATCGCCCTGCGGATTCTGCGTGCCTGCAAAGAGATGGGCATCAAGACCGTCGCCGTTTACTCCAAGGCCGACAAAGAGCTGATGCACCTGGGCCTGGCGGACGAATCCGTCTGCATCGGCCCGGCTTCCGCCGCGCACTCCTACCTGCACATCCCGGCGATCATCGCCGCCGCCGAAGTGACCGGCGCCACCGCCATTCACCCAGGCTACGGCTTCCTCGCGGAAAACGCGGACTTCGCCGAGCAGGTCGAGAACTCCGGCTTCGCCTTCATCGGCCCGAAGGCCGACACCATTCGCCTGATGGGCGACAAGGTTTCGGCCAAGCACGCGATGATCACCGCCGGCGTTCCGACCGTACCGGGCTCCGACGGCCCGCTGCCGGAAGACGAAGAGACGGCGCTGCGCATCGGCCGTGAAGTCGGCTACCCGGTGATCATCAAGGCCGCCGGCGGCGGCGGCGGTCGCGGCATGCGCGTGGTGCACAAGGAAGAAGACCTGATCGCCTCGGCGAAACTGACCCGCTCCGAAGCGGGCGCAGCGTTCGGCAACCCGATGGTCTATCTGGAAAAGTTCCTGACCAACCCGCGCCACGTCGAAGTGCAAGTGCTCTCCGACGGCCAAGGCAACGCCATCCACCTGGGCGACCGCGACTGCTCGCTGCAGCGCCGTCACCAGAAGGTCCTCGAAGAAGCGCCGGCACCGGGCATCGACGAGCAGGCCCGCAAGGAAGTCCTCGCCCGCTGCGTCCAGGCGTGCATCGACATCGGCTACCGCGGCGCCGGCACCTTCGAGTTCCTGTACGAGAACGGCCGGTTCTACTTCATCGAGATGAACACCCGCGTTCAGGTGGAGCACCCGGTTTCGGAGATGGTCACCGGCATCGACATCGTCAAGGAGATGCTCAGCATCGCCGCCGGCAACAAGCTGTCCTTCACCCAGGACGACGTGGTCATCCGCGGTCACTCCCTAGAGTGCCGGATCAACGCCGAAGACCCGAAGACCTTCATGCCGAGCCCGGGCACGGTCAAGCATTTCCACGCACCAGGCGGCAACGGCGTTCGCGTCGATTCGCACCTGTACAGCGGTTATGCGGTTCCGCCGAACTACGACTCGCTGATCGGCAAGCTGATCACCTACGGCGCCACCCGCGACGAAGCCATGGCACGCATGCGCAACGCCCTGGACGAAATCGTGGTGGACGGGATCAAGACCAACATCCCGCTGCATCGTGACCTGACCCGCGACGAAGGCTTCTGCAAAGGGGGCGTGAACATTCACTACCTCGAGCACAAGCTGGCCGGCGACAAGCACTAA
- the dusB gene encoding tRNA dihydrouridine synthase DusB, whose protein sequence is MSAVRIGPYTLQNGLVLAPMAGVTDQPFRQLCKRLGAGLVVSEMVTSDMSLWNTRKSRMRMIHEGDPEPRSVQIAGGDAQMLADAARANVELGAQIIDINMGCPAKKVCNKAAGSALLKDEALVTEILHAVVAAVDVPVTLKIRTGWDRENKNGLTVAKIAEQAGITALAVHGRTRADLYTGEAEYDTIAAIKQAVSIPVFANGDIDSPEKARHVLDATGADGLLIGRAAQGRPWIFREVEHFLRTGEKLPAPELIEVERILLEHLAALHAFYGDVMGVRIARKHVGWYLATLPGAREFRARFNRLDGTETQCANVREFFAERYKSLTGDGEGVAA, encoded by the coding sequence ATGTCGGCGGTACGCATCGGCCCATACACATTGCAGAACGGCTTGGTCCTCGCCCCGATGGCGGGGGTCACCGACCAGCCCTTCCGGCAGCTTTGCAAGCGTCTGGGCGCCGGGCTCGTGGTCTCGGAAATGGTCACCAGCGACATGAGCCTGTGGAACACCCGCAAGTCGCGCATGCGCATGATCCACGAAGGCGATCCCGAGCCGCGCTCGGTGCAGATCGCCGGCGGCGATGCGCAGATGCTGGCGGACGCGGCCCGGGCCAACGTCGAGCTGGGCGCGCAGATCATCGACATCAACATGGGTTGCCCGGCCAAGAAGGTCTGCAACAAGGCCGCCGGCTCCGCGTTGCTGAAGGATGAGGCGCTGGTCACCGAGATCCTGCACGCCGTGGTGGCGGCGGTCGATGTGCCGGTGACCCTGAAGATCCGCACCGGATGGGATCGCGAGAACAAGAACGGCCTGACCGTGGCGAAGATCGCCGAACAGGCCGGCATCACGGCGCTGGCGGTGCATGGCCGCACCCGCGCCGACCTGTACACCGGTGAAGCCGAGTACGACACGATCGCCGCGATCAAGCAGGCGGTGTCGATCCCGGTCTTCGCCAACGGCGACATCGATTCGCCGGAAAAGGCCCGGCACGTGCTTGACGCGACCGGCGCCGACGGCCTGCTGATCGGCCGGGCCGCCCAGGGGCGGCCGTGGATTTTCCGTGAGGTCGAGCATTTCCTGCGCACCGGCGAAAAGCTGCCGGCGCCGGAGCTGATCGAGGTGGAACGCATTCTGCTTGAGCATCTGGCCGCCCTCCACGCGTTCTATGGGGACGTGATGGGCGTGCGCATCGCCCGCAAGCATGTGGGCTGGTATCTCGCAACCCTGCCGGGCGCCAGGGAGTTCCGCGCCCGCTTCAATCGTTTGGATGGTACGGAAACACAATGCGCCAACGTTCGGGAGTTCTTCGCCGAACGTTACAAGAGCCTGACAGGGGACGGAGAAGGGGTGGCCGCATGA
- the purH gene encoding bifunctional phosphoribosylaminoimidazolecarboxamide formyltransferase/IMP cyclohydrolase: MTDQTTRLPIRRALISVSDKTGILEFARELEALGVEILSTGGTFKLLQDNGVSAVEVADYTGFAEMMDGRVKTLHPKIHGGILGRRGTDDAIMNEHGIKPIDLVAVNLYPFEATISKPGCDLPTAIENIDIGGPTMVRSAAKNHKDVAIVVNASDYANVLENLKAGGLTYAQRFDLMLKAFEHTAAYDGMIANYMGTVNQASDVLSTEGRSEFPRTFNSQFIKAQEMRYGENPHQSAAFYVEAKPAEAGIATATQLQGKELSYNNVADTDAALECVKSFVKPACVIVKHANPCGVAVSPDAEGGIRQAYELAYATDTESAFGGIIAFNRELDAETAKAIVERQFVEVIIAPSVSEEARAVVAAKANVRLLACGEWSADRSPAWDYKRVNGGLLVQSRDIGMISADDLKVVTKRAPTEQEINDLIFAWKVAKFVKSNAIVYAKNRQTIGVGAGQMSRVNSARIAAIKAEHAGLQVAGSVMASDAFFPFRDGLDNAAKVGITAVIQPGGSMRDSEVIAAADEAGIAMVFTGMRHFRH, encoded by the coding sequence ATGACCGACCAGACTACCCGCCTGCCGATCCGCCGCGCCTTGATCAGCGTTTCCGACAAGACCGGGATCCTCGAATTCGCCAGGGAGCTGGAAGCCCTGGGCGTGGAAATCCTTTCCACCGGCGGGACCTTCAAGCTGCTGCAGGACAATGGCGTGTCCGCAGTGGAAGTCGCGGACTACACCGGTTTCGCCGAGATGATGGACGGCCGGGTGAAGACCCTGCACCCGAAAATCCACGGCGGCATCCTCGGCCGTCGCGGCACCGACGACGCCATCATGAACGAGCACGGCATCAAGCCGATCGATCTGGTCGCGGTCAACCTCTACCCGTTCGAAGCCACCATCAGCAAGCCCGGCTGCGACCTGCCGACCGCCATCGAGAACATCGACATCGGCGGGCCGACCATGGTGCGTTCGGCGGCGAAAAACCATAAAGACGTCGCCATCGTGGTGAACGCCAGCGACTACGCCAACGTCCTGGAGAACCTCAAGGCCGGCGGCCTGACCTACGCCCAGCGCTTCGACCTGATGCTCAAGGCCTTCGAGCACACCGCCGCCTACGACGGCATGATCGCCAACTACATGGGCACCGTGAACCAGGCCAGCGACGTGCTGAGCACCGAAGGCCGCAGCGAATTCCCGCGCACCTTCAACAGCCAGTTCATCAAGGCCCAGGAAATGCGCTACGGCGAGAACCCGCACCAGAGCGCGGCGTTCTATGTGGAAGCCAAACCGGCCGAAGCCGGCATCGCCACCGCCACCCAGCTGCAAGGCAAGGAACTGTCGTACAACAACGTGGCCGACACCGACGCCGCGCTGGAATGCGTGAAGAGCTTCGTCAAGCCGGCCTGCGTCATCGTCAAGCACGCCAACCCGTGCGGCGTGGCCGTGAGCCCGGACGCCGAAGGCGGCATCCGCCAGGCCTATGAACTGGCCTACGCCACCGACACCGAGTCGGCGTTCGGCGGCATCATCGCCTTCAACCGCGAACTGGACGCCGAGACCGCCAAGGCCATCGTCGAGCGCCAGTTCGTCGAAGTGATCATTGCCCCGAGCGTCAGCGAAGAAGCCCGTGCCGTGGTGGCCGCCAAGGCCAACGTGCGCCTGCTGGCCTGCGGCGAGTGGTCGGCCGACCGCAGCCCGGCCTGGGACTACAAGCGCGTCAACGGCGGCCTGCTGGTGCAGAGCCGCGACATCGGCATGATCAGCGCCGACGACCTGAAGGTCGTGACCAAGCGCGCGCCGACCGAGCAGGAAATCAACGACCTGATCTTCGCCTGGAAAGTGGCCAAGTTCGTCAAGTCCAACGCCATCGTCTACGCCAAGAACCGTCAGACCATCGGTGTCGGCGCCGGCCAGATGAGCCGCGTGAACTCCGCCCGCATCGCCGCGATCAAGGCCGAGCACGCCGGTCTGCAGGTCGCAGGTTCCGTGATGGCGTCCGATGCGTTCTTCCCGTTCCGCGACGGTCTGGACAACGCGGCCAAGGTCGGCATCACTGCGGTGATCCAGCCGGGTGGTTCGATGCGCGACAGCGAAGTGATCGCAGCGGCCGACGAGGCCGGCATCGCCATGGTCTTCACCGGCATGCGCCATTTCAGGCACTGA
- a CDS encoding DUF3426 domain-containing protein, translating to MTDSFVTQCPHCQTSFRVSHAQLSVARGVVRCGSCLQVFNAAKQLLEQRAGRETAAQAAPAPAEPPRPAEPAVTAPQPAAPVEPAAPRAISQKQWSAAELDLDSLDLDEELARLEQREIQPITESGRPREESLSARRDSHEPDDGAWPDSLFSEPADERMAAPEPDDEPPAVEPEPARAQRTEPSLSLEPVDLDDEPPIPQLRLHDPIDPAARQERLSADDDPEGELPSVEPLRKKRERGERAASGVRAEVLQELTDDPLQLDWQKRRSPWGRRFLWLLLILLAAAGLAGQYVAYHFDELARQDQYRPWFQQLCPQIGCTVPSKVDIAKIKSSNLVVRSHPEFSGALVVDAIIYNRAPFSQPFPLLELRFADLNGHLIASRRFKPGEYLNGDLEGMAEMPPQTPIHIALDILDPGAKAVNYSLSFHSPE from the coding sequence ATGACCGACAGTTTCGTCACCCAGTGCCCGCATTGCCAAACCAGCTTTCGCGTCAGCCACGCCCAATTGAGCGTGGCCCGCGGGGTGGTTCGTTGCGGCTCGTGCCTGCAAGTGTTCAACGCCGCCAAACAGCTGCTTGAACAACGGGCCGGCAGGGAAACGGCTGCACAGGCAGCGCCGGCGCCGGCCGAACCGCCGCGCCCCGCGGAACCTGCGGTCACTGCGCCGCAGCCGGCCGCCCCCGTCGAACCGGCAGCGCCGCGCGCCATCAGCCAGAAACAATGGAGCGCCGCCGAGCTGGATCTCGACAGCCTGGACCTGGACGAAGAGCTCGCCCGCCTCGAACAGCGGGAAATCCAGCCGATCACCGAGTCCGGCCGCCCCCGCGAAGAGTCCCTGAGCGCCCGCCGCGACAGCCACGAGCCGGATGACGGGGCATGGCCCGACAGCCTGTTCAGCGAACCGGCGGACGAACGGATGGCCGCGCCGGAGCCGGACGACGAACCGCCGGCCGTCGAGCCGGAACCGGCCAGAGCGCAGCGCACGGAGCCGTCGCTGTCGCTGGAGCCGGTGGATCTGGATGACGAGCCGCCGATCCCGCAACTGCGGCTGCACGACCCGATCGACCCCGCCGCCCGTCAGGAGCGCCTGTCCGCGGACGACGACCCCGAAGGCGAACTGCCGTCGGTCGAGCCCCTGCGCAAGAAACGCGAACGCGGCGAGCGCGCAGCCTCCGGCGTACGCGCCGAAGTGCTGCAGGAACTGACCGACGACCCGCTGCAGCTGGACTGGCAGAAACGCCGCTCCCCTTGGGGCCGGCGCTTTCTCTGGCTGCTGCTGATCCTCCTCGCCGCCGCCGGCTTGGCCGGCCAGTACGTGGCCTACCATTTCGACGAACTGGCCCGCCAGGACCAGTACCGTCCGTGGTTCCAGCAACTGTGCCCGCAGATCGGCTGCACGGTGCCGTCGAAGGTCGACATCGCCAAGATCAAGAGCAGCAACCTGGTGGTGCGCAGCCATCCGGAATTCAGCGGCGCGCTGGTGGTCGATGCGATCATCTACAACCGCGCCCCGTTCTCCCAACCGTTCCCGTTGCTGGAGCTGCGCTTCGCCGACCTCAACGGGCACCTGATCGCCAGCCGTCGCTTCAAGCCCGGCGAGTACCTCAACGGCGACCTCGAAGGCATGGCGGAGATGCCGCCGCAGACGCCGATCCACATCGCGCTGGACATCCTCGACCCCGGGGCCAAAGCGGTGAACTACAGTCTGAGTTTCCACTCCCCCGAGTGA
- the fis gene encoding DNA-binding transcriptional regulator Fis, whose product MTMMTETLVSGTTPVSDNVNLKQHLNTPSEEGQTLRGSVEKALHNYFAHLEGATVTDVYNLVLSEVEAPLLESVMNYVKGNQTKASELLGLNRGTLRKKLKQYDLL is encoded by the coding sequence ATGACGATGATGACCGAGACTTTAGTGAGTGGAACAACACCCGTGAGCGACAACGTGAATTTGAAACAGCACCTCAATACGCCGAGCGAAGAAGGCCAGACCCTTCGCGGGAGTGTCGAGAAGGCGCTGCACAATTATTTCGCCCACCTCGAGGGCGCAACCGTCACGGACGTGTACAACCTGGTGCTCTCCGAAGTCGAGGCTCCCCTGCTCGAAAGCGTGATGAACTACGTCAAGGGCAACCAGACCAAGGCCAGCGAGCTGCTCGGACTGAACCGCGGCACGCTGCGCAAGAAACTCAAGCAGTACGATTTGCTGTAA